From a region of the Chlorocebus sabaeus isolate Y175 chromosome 23, mChlSab1.0.hap1, whole genome shotgun sequence genome:
- the ECSCR gene encoding endothelial cell-specific chemotaxis regulator isoform X4, producing the protein MGTARAMQLCWVILGFLLFRGHSSQLTTTQTSSSQGGLGSLSPTTEPVSSNPGYIPSSEVNSPSHLASTGTPGEMGFYHFGQAGLKLLTSSDPPVSAAQDTFQNVPPNSTTMSLSMREDATILPSPTSETVLTVAAFGESGRRRCYQLHCHPGGCCDCPSRCGQPEIQVSEEQGV; encoded by the exons ATGGGCACCGCAAGAGCCATGCAGCTGTGCTGGGTGATCCTGGGCTTCCTCCTGTTCCGAG GCCACAGCTCCCAGCTCACAACGACCCAGACCTCTAGCTCTCAGG GAGGCCTTGGCAGTCTAAGTCCGACCACAGAGCCAGTTTCTTCCAACCCAG GATACATCCCTTCCTCAGAGGTTAACAGCCCAAGCCATCTGGCCAGCACCGGTACGCCAG gagagatgggattttaccattttggccaggctggtctcaaactcctgacttcaagtgatccacctgtctcagctgcccaag ACACATTTCAAAATGTTCCCCCCAATTCAACCACCATGAGCCTGAGCATGAGGGAAGATGCTACCATCCTGCCCAGCCCCACGTCAGAGACTGTGCTCACTGTGGCTGCATTTGGTGAGAGCGGGAGGAGAAG GTGTTATCAGCTTCATTGTCATCCTGGTGGTTGTTGTGATTGTCCTAGTCGGTGTGGTCAGCCTGAGATTCAAGTGTCGGAAGAGCAAGGAGTCTGA